Genomic segment of Apium graveolens cultivar Ventura chromosome 7, ASM990537v1, whole genome shotgun sequence:
TTTCTCTATAAATAAATAGTTTTATTTGCCAGAAATAAATAGTTCTTTTgttaaaaaaaggaaaaaatgATCCTTAATCTGACAATTTGAAATTAAATGGTCTAAAATATCGGAACTCAACAAAATGGTCATCaccagtgttctaaaaatccGTTTAGGCGGCCGCCTAGGCGCGAGGCGGTGGTAAAACGCCCCGACTCGGACCTAGGCGGTGATTTAGGTGTTTTTTCcaaaaatcgggtcaaaatcgggattaggcggtcaaaaatcggtcATAGGCGATCTAGgcggaaaataattaaataaatattttttttacgtttttttattttaaatcattaatttcataatttcacataatatcatgtcaatttataatataaagtattggtaagaAGTAACAGGTAATCTAGtatatttattttctcacttaaaatataaaaataacatattataattaatttaaaaatgttaatgaaaatatagttaatattgtaaactcaataattagtacataacgcatgtcaaatgtgtagatattgtttaataccattctaatttcttttttcaaacaaatatttgacatgttgatcattatataattataaaaattaaaaataatatttatattcttccgattaatgttccgattaatctccgacttgccgattaatctctcgaagaTACCCTCACCGTCCTGACACGCCTAGCGATTTCTGGAACACTGGTCATTACTATCATGAATAAATGCAATAAAATCACGCGTtatcaatttttataaaaacacTTATTTTTCTTATTGTGCCTCATAGATGGGCGGGGGCGGTTAATTTTTGAGATTCTTATATTTACATAtccttttttaaaaatatttttcaaacaaaatacttaaaaattaataaaaacacAAAATATAATTATGTTTTTGAAAAAAGCAATGCGATTTTAAGTAATAGAAAGAGTCATATTTCCAAACAGATACTAAAGCGCCGTTAACTAAAAAAAACAAGAATATTTGAAGTGCGAAATACAAAGTTGAAAAGTGGGCAGTTCCGTTGGGTTACCTCTTATCAACATTGCAAATATCGTATGGTGAAGAAGATGTTGTTCGATTCCTCACTTGTCACTTCCTCCTACTCCTTACTCCCAACATTCAACTTGAACAACACAATTCCCAGTACTTGTAATACCATCAAAATTAGCACTAGAATTGTATCAAAATCCCATGATCAAGGTAAGCATAGTCAGCTGACAAGTTATCATTTTGCATGAAGATATTATAATATCCAAATGAGGGTGTTTCACtttgttcttgattttcttttataCCTTATGTTTAAATGATGTTTTTGTGCAGTTGTGAAAGCGAAATGGacgaggaggaggaggaggacaGTTGCGTTGACCTCTGCACTGTCTTTGCTACTTCCTCCTCTTCAGACATCTATCCCAGCTCTTGCAGCTACTGCTGATGTAGAGTCAGTTACTGTCTTTGTTTCGTTTTACTTGTCACTTTACCTTTTGCTACCTCATATATATAACAAACCCAACTCCTTCTTATAATGGGGCTGAAGCTCCTCCAATTCCTTACTTTGACAATTTATAAGAAGTTTAAGAGTTGAAATTTGATCCAAGGGACTCggtatatattttattaaaatttgcGTAAATTCTTTAGAATTCTAATCCGCAaagttgaattacttatatgactAATGACTAAACTTTTACCTTTCTAGAACCATGTGTCCCCCCCCCCCCGTAGGACTACCCTATTGTTTTTGCCCTGGTTATCTCATTATTGTTTTCCAAATTATGGACGTGTTGAATCGTTTTAGATTTTAGCATACTTACTTTGAGTGCAATACATGGATGCCAGTGAATTTCAGCTCATACAGGGAGAGGTAAAGAAGGTCTTGACCAAAGCCAAGGCTCCTGGTGTACTACGTCTAGTCTTTCATGATGCAGGGACTTATGAAGCGGACACGGGTTTAGGTACTTGATTTGAATAATGCTCTTGTAAATATTTTGTTTGGCTATAATGAATATAAATGCTAAATGATTTCTACCATTCAAATTCTATTACGGAGAAAGAGGATTAAAATTATCATTGTATTTTCCACTTTTCCTATGTCATAAAGTTCTAGTACCATTTCGCTTATGACATAGTCCGCACTGTGCTCATAAAACATGAAACACTTACTAATAAATATTGGTCTTTACATTTTCTCCTATGTCATGGTTTTACTCTAATTTTTATATCAGGTGGAATGAATGGGTCTATAGTTTATGAACTCGATAGACCAGAAAATGGAGGTCTGAAAAAATCATTGAAGGTACTTTTTGTTCTTCAAGTAAGCTTTACCTTTATTCCCTTCATATAATATCATAGCTTTCATTTGTTGTCATGCATTCTGTACTTATCTGATACTTTCATTTATTTGTTCAATTTGTACATCTTCAAACATACACCCAGACTGATCAACTTTTACCTGGCCTGAATCCGACTAACTACTTGGTGGATACATTCTCATATAGATTCTACAGAAAGCAAAGAGTGAAATAGACGTGATACAGAAAGGTTCTTGGCCTTAAAATTTGAAGTTGTAATATATTAAACAGTAGTGCTAGTCATGGCAGCTTAGCTAATTGTTTTGGTCTTGTCTACCTTAT
This window contains:
- the LOC141671441 gene encoding putative L-ascorbate peroxidase 6; this translates as MVKKMLFDSSLVTSSYSLLPTFNLNNTIPSTCNTIKISTRIVSKSHDQVVKAKWTRRRRRTVALTSALSLLLPPLQTSIPALAATADVDEFQLIQGEVKKVLTKAKAPGVLRLVFHDAGTYEADTGLGGMNGSIVYELDRPENGGLKKSLKILQKAKSEIDVIQKVSWADMIAVAGAEAVSLCGGPSIPIQLGRIDSMVPDPEDKLPAESLDASTLKQCFEKKGFSTQQLVALSGAHTIGGKGFGEPTVFDNAYFKILLEKPWLTSAGSMIGLPSDRALVQDDECLRWITTYANNEDLFQDDFKNAYIKLVNLGARWRNSI